The nucleotide sequence aaaaagtgcagggatctgaatactttctgaatgcactgtagttgTCCCGCAAGCTGAATGGATTTGCAAGCCTGAAATTCAGTGGGAATAGCAGAATAGTGTGGGATCCGTTTGGGGTAGGGTTAAGAAGAATTCAGAGTGAAGGATTGATCAGTAATCTTTAGTGCTTCTGAGTAACTTCAGGCATGTTTGGCCTAGTTCAGAGAGCCTGTGAACATGTGCTGGAGAGGCAGAACAAAGATGCCAACAAACAGGTTCTATCAGATACAAACATAAATTTGaagcagttttagtttagtttagtcaggtgtaccgaggtacagtgaaaagcttttgttgcgtgctaatcagtcagcgacCATCCAAGCAGGTACTAAGATTGAAGTGAAAATCAAAGCAACTGCTTTGATTtacacagggccaattaacctacaaatccgcaagtctttgggatgtgggaggaaaccagagcacccggaggaaacccacgcggtcacagggaggacatgcaaactccacccagacagcacctgaggtcaggatcgaacccgtgtctctggtgctgtgaggcagcaactctaccagttatGCCACTGTACCAATTCTCTGGGTTATTTGGAATATTTATATTTACCATGCACCCGATGTAGGTTTGTTTGAATATTGCAGAAGAATTTTATATTCCCCAATTCCTTCCCACCTGTAGGTTTACAGGGTCTTGCCTTACTTTATGCCACCTGAGTTCTTATCGAAAAAAACATTCTTCCACCTCTaccctgaagacagacacaaaatgctggagtaactcagcgggacaggcagcatctctggagagaaggaatgcgtgacatttctGGGTTgagccacttcttcagactgagagtcgggggagtgggagacacagagatatggaagggtagggcGTGAAAATTAGGCATCAAAGGTCAAGGAAaaagtagaatagatcattgaaggtgacaacgaagcatacaaagataaaatgtaatcggggggCAGTCAGACTTAGGGAGGGATGGAAATAGAGAGATTGCAAGAGTTACACCGCGGAGCCAGGGAACCCAGATCGCcatagtcggagctccaaccagcgcggcctgaggactttgtgagccgcggtctccggggaggaagtggCCACTCTGGACATCCCAAGCCACTGAGGAGTGGTCACCCGaccccggagttccatcttcccggcaagagggcctataACATCGGACCCCCGTTGTggcgactggctgcggaggcctcaaataggccccgacctcgggtggactaggaggaggaggaggactggactttttggtgccttggttccctcacagtggaaagtgttgattctaCTGTTGGGAGGATGttcatgttgaatcctatagtgtattgtatcttttttttcttttttcttttatatggatgtatggtaatctaatTTTTTTCTCTGTCAAGCACTTTGGCTCGaatgtgatttgatttaaaagtgctatataaataaaaattacttacttacttgaaattagagaaatcaatgttcataccgctggggtgtaagctgcccaagcgaaatatgaggagctgctcctccaatttgcattgggcttcctacacattccaactCAACCCACTGCCTCCTACCACTGAGACAATTGATATATTTTTGAGAGTTAAGATTGAACGCTAAACCTATTTGTGCACGATCTCTTTTGACTCTTTCAGGCATAAAATGGGGAAGGATTATTACAAAATACTTGGCATTCAGAAGGGAACAGCAGAGGATGAGATCAAAAAGGCATACAGGAAGCTGGCCTTGAAGTATCACCCTGACAAAAACAAATCTCCAGATGCAGAGGAGAGGTTCAAGGAGATTGCCGAGGCTTACGACGTACTGAGCGACCCCAAGAAACGGGAAATCTATGACCAGTTTGGGGAAGAAGGTAAGAAATAAAACTGGAGACTGTGGGAGATGATTGGAAATCCATGGTCTGTGGTGGAGCCAGTTTGAAGggagtgtttaatttagtttagaaatacagtttagaaatacagcgcggaaacaggcccttcggcccaccgggtccgcgccgaccagcgatccccgcacattaacaccatcctacacacactagggacaatttacacttataccaagccaattaacctacaaacctgtacgtctttggagtgtgggaggaaaccgaagatcttggagaaaacccacgcagattacggggagaacgtacaaactccatacagacagcacccgtagtcgggatcgaacccgggtctccggcgctgcattcgctgtaaggcagcagctctaccgctgcgccaccgtgaccgcactCATGCGCCTTCGCCCGGGAGTGGGGTAGAAGGGCTGGGAGAGGTGGTGTTTGTGATGGGCCACCTCTATGTTGTTTGTAACCAAGAATAGACTAGGTCATTGTTAAcgtcatacagggtggaaacaggcccttcggcccaacttgcccatgccaaccaacatgtatCATCTACActtctcccacctgcctgcgtttgacccatatccctctaaactgggctttctccgggtgctctgttttcctccaacactccaaagatgtacaggtttgttgattcattagttttggttaaattgtaggcagggcacggggagaatgtgcgaactccatacagatagcactgacagccaggatcaaacccgggtttctggtgctgtaaggcagcaaatctaccgctgtgccgcccacaGTGGCACGATTGGACAGTTTCATCGTTTATTTGCACAGCATTTTTAGAATCGTGAGATCAATCAATTGGATATTTTCAAAGTGATTTGTTTTCCAGAACTAATCCCACTTTATGTTCCCTCCATTTGTAGGATTAAagggcggtggtggtggtggtggtcccAATGGCACCAACTTCCAGTACACCTTCCACGGAGACCCCCATGCTGTTTTCGCCGAGTTCTTTGGTGGGAGGAACCCCTTCGACATCTTCTTTGGTCAGAGGAATGGCGACGATGAGATGGAGATCGACGAGGATCCTCTGAGCTCCTTCAGCGGGTTTGGCATGCACGGCATGCCCGGTATGCCCGGTATGGGCGGTATGCCTGGCTTCCAGCGGCCCAGGACGGTGGCCAAGAAACAGGACCCTCCGGTCACTCATGAACTGAAGGTTTCCCTGGAAGAGATTTTCAGCGGCTGCACCAAGAAGATGAAGATACGCCGTAAGCGCTTGAATCCCGACCGACAGACGATGAGGCAGGAGGACACCATCCTCACCATCGACATCAAGAAGGGTTGGAAGGAAGGGACGAAAATCACCTTCCCCAAGCAAGGAGATGAAACGGCCAACAATATTCCCGCAGACATCATCTTTGTTTTGAAAGACAAACCGCATCCAGTCTTCAAGCGGAGTGGATCTGACATAATCTACGTGGCAAAAATCACCCTCCGGGAGGTAACGCTTTCTTTTTTTGACGTGGTaatttcgttagtcagagggtggtgaatctgtggaatttgccacacatgccagtggaggccaagtcagtggatcatTTTAAGGCATtgatttaaacccctgtcccacggtacgagttcattccaagagctctcccgagtttgccctgattcgaactcggagatttacggtaatggccgctcgtcggtactcggggctctcgtggacatttttcaacatgttgaaaaatcttcacgagtcttcccgtgcttacctgccgttagcgagtcttcccgagtacctgccgttagctttacgagccgctaagagacgtccccgagctccgacgtacccgctacgttcattctccgcgcttaccacgagttagatttttttttaaactcgggagagctcttggaatgaactcgtaccgtgggacagggctaaaaGATTTACAGGATTGGAGGTAATTTttttgatagattattgattagtatgggtgtcaggggttatggggagaaggcaggagaatggggttaggagggagagatagatcagccatgatttaatggcggagtagacgtgatgggccaatgGCTGAATTATTAGATTATTAAAAGAttcattattaataataataataataataaatactttattgatcccctcagggaaattcaggtccagaagcccccaaccaacaaacccacacattcaaaacgaacgcagacagaaaatacataaaatataatatggacactacctgagagcaataaatacttaaaaagaccaataattaacattaaaaaatttaaaaaatgcaaaaacgCATCcctctacagcctagcggtcagtattataaaatctaatggctgcaggggtgaaggatcttctgaactgctccgttctacagggcagggagaggagctggttgttgttccgagtgctcttttgactctccagaattacatggaggggatgcccggggtttttcaggatgtcctgcaccttgtgcctcatatgcCTCTCAAGCACGTCCATCCCATTATTGTCACGTATTGCTGAAACAAGGTGATatgaatgctggaaatctgaaatcataAGAAATAGAATTACTCCTTGTGAGGGACTCTGCAGGGAAAGAGTTAACACTGTAATTTTATTGATTACTTTCATTGATCCAGGCATTATGTGGCTGCACGCTGTCGATACCAACACTGGATAAGAAAACTCACACGATGGTCTTGAAGGATGTCATCCAACCTGGGTCACAGAGGAGAATATCAGGGGGAGGGATGCCACTGCCAAAGCAGCCAGACCACCGAGGCGATTTGGTGATTGAGTTTCAAGTGCATTTCCCCGAGACTCTGTCAAACGCAACACGGGAAAAGATGAAGGAGCTACTGCCACTGTAACAGCTACAGGAATCTCTGGGGAGCTGCGTGattgagggtgggggaaggagcaCGATCATATTGTTGCAGACTGTAACATCCATGTGGTGGTTTGGGTGACCACGACAAGTTGGACCTACCATTGAGCAAATTGCTTCCTGGTTTTTTTTTCACAAATAAATCCTATATCCCAGTCTTTACATAATTGGGAACTGTTGGTATACAGACCATACCTTCGAAACACTGCGACATGTATTTACCTTCATTTTACCTTCAGTGTAAATAATTCCTACTTAccaaatatacagcacagaaagtatTGGCTAACCTAttcaaatattgtttttttttctgtaaCGTGGCTGACTACttgtttataataaataattTTTCTTCATTTTCTCCTAAACTTTTGCATCCGCCTTGATTCATAGTCTTCAAACTATTGGCCTTGTTGTCCgctggccttacagcgccagagaccagggttctatcctgagtacgggtgctgtccgtacggagtttgtacgttctctccgtgacctgcgtgggttttctccgagatcttcggattcctcccacactccaaagacatacaggtttgtaggtaaattggcttgttgGTGTAAAATggaccctaatgtgtgtagggtagtgttaatgtgcggggatcgctgtctgTAACTCGTGACCTGGCAATTCTGTATCCTTATAAGTAATTAAGATCTCTTGACATACACAGTGCACATTTATAGTGTTAAAATGTTTGGGTGGAATAAACTGTGCATTATATTCTGTACCCCATTCTGCAACTTTGTAAGAGATACTGTAAATGTAAGGGTGAACTTTTATGAATGGCCTAAACATTGGTCAATTTTTCCTGTGCTCAATATGAAATAATCTTTGGTAGCgaacttcagtaaaaattgtaaattgtccctagtgtgttggatagtactAATGTATGTGGATCGCCGGTCGGAGTGGActtgttgtgccgaagggcctgttttcacactgtatctctaaagtctaaagtatatagaggtgtacaaaatcatgagaggaatagatcgggtaaacgagtctctggcccagtttaggggaatcaagaaccaggggacataggtttaaggtggggggggggagatttaataggaacctgaggggaaaggtcttcacacaaaaggtggtggggtgtatggaacgagatgccggaggagatagttgagacaagCACTTTGGTaacatttaagacacatttagacaggcacatggattggacaggtttgtatTAGACTGTTAACAACACATTGAAACTTGACTATctgaagtcgatgttcataccgctggggtgtaaactatctaaacaatatatgaggtgctgttcctccaatttgtgctgggcctcaccctgGCCATGGAAGTGCGAAAGGGTGCTATGAGTTGGCTGGTACTCAAGGATCTTGACATAGTGTACATGTATTTGCCTGTCTGTCCAGACAAAGTGTACATACACAGGGAACCGGTTTTGTACAT is from Amblyraja radiata isolate CabotCenter1 chromosome 35, sAmbRad1.1.pri, whole genome shotgun sequence and encodes:
- the dnajb1 gene encoding dnaJ homolog subfamily B member 1, with amino-acid sequence MGKDYYKILGIQKGTAEDEIKKAYRKLALKYHPDKNKSPDAEERFKEIAEAYDVLSDPKKREIYDQFGEEGLKGGGGGGGPNGTNFQYTFHGDPHAVFAEFFGGRNPFDIFFGQRNGDDEMEIDEDPLSSFSGFGMHGMPGMPGMGGMPGFQRPRTVAKKQDPPVTHELKVSLEEIFSGCTKKMKIRRKRLNPDRQTMRQEDTILTIDIKKGWKEGTKITFPKQGDETANNIPADIIFVLKDKPHPVFKRSGSDIIYVAKITLREALCGCTLSIPTLDKKTHTMVLKDVIQPGSQRRISGGGMPLPKQPDHRGDLVIEFQVHFPETLSNATREKMKELLPL